The DNA window CTGGCGTACGCCAGTTCCGGCCGGTCGTATGGGGGTGTCGCCGCGCAGATGCAGCGGCAGGCGGCACTGGGGACGGCATTCTTCGTGGCGTTCACGATCTTCAGCGTCGGGGCAATGGGCCTCATCGGCCCGGTCCTGACCGCCAACGCGATCGGCGCCGAAAAGCTCGCCAAGACCCTCCCCGTTCTGCTCATGACGCCGATCACCGCCTGGCAGGTGGTCAGCGGCAAGCTCTTCAGTCGCGTGCTGGTCGCGCTCATGCTGCTGGGCCTGAGCCTGCCGGTGCTGGCGCTGTGTCGGCTTCTGGGCGGCGTGGAACTGCGGCAGATGCTCGCGGTGCTGTCGATTGCGACCAGCTTCGTCATCTCGTGCGCGGCGATCGGCCTGTTCCTGTCGCTTTTCCTGAACCGCGCCGCGATTGTCATCCTGCTGGCGTACGGCATTCTCGGGGTGCTGTACATCCTTGTGCCGGTCGTGCTGGTAGCGATCTTTGACATCGGCAAAGGCGGGCCCCGCGGCGGACTGGGCGGGATGCAGTTTCTGATGGCGCTCAACCCATTCGGCTGCGCCGCGATGATGTGCGAACCCCGCATCGGCAACTTCCTCGGGGATACCTGGATTGCCTGCGTGATCGTGCAATTGGCGTTCGCCGCGGGGCTGGTAGGGCTGACGTCGATCCTGCTCCGTCGACAGTTCCGCAATGCCGGCGAGAAGCCGATCGCGATGCCCGCTGCCGCCGGTCCGAGCTTCGTTCCCCAGCCGCCATCGCTACTGCCATCTCAATTACCGCCGCCGCTGCCGGCTTTTGGCGAGTCCTCTGAGCCCGCACTGCCGCCTGTAAGGGTCGCCTCCGGCCCGCCTCCGATCGTGACCTACGTCGCCCCCATGACGGCCATCGCCGCACTTCCGACCCGCGAGGTCGGCGACAACCCCGTCCTGTGGCGCGAGCTGCGCCGGCCCCTGTTGCCGAAGTTCTGGCAACGGCTCGTCGCCAGCCTGGCGGTCATGGCCATCATGCTGTTGATTTATGCCGTCCTGGCCGAAGGCAACGACCTGGACGACGTAGACGTCCAGGGCGGCTTCGCGTGCGTCTTCTTCGGTGTCTGGTGGCTGCTGTCGGCGGTGCTGTCTGCGACCGCGATTTCCCAGGAAAAAGAGACCGACACTTGGACGCTGCTCATGGCCGCCCCCATGTCCGGCAGCGATATCGTCTGGGGCAAGGTCGTCGGCCTGCTCCGCCGGATGATGTGGCCGACCATCCTGATGTGCGTCCACTTCCTGCTCTTCGTGATCGGCGGCGTCATCCCGCTCTGGTCGATCCTGTTCGTCATCCTGATGACCGTCGCGTGCAACAGCATCTGGCTGGCGACTGGGGTCTGGATCTCATTGCGGATCAAGAAGGTCACCTTCGCGGTCATCGCGAACCTGATGCTCGCGATCATCGCGTACGGCGTGGTGCCGCTGATGGTGCTGATCCCCGCCGAACTGCTCACCCGTCGCGGCGAACGCCTGGCCCAGCACACGGCGTGGTACATCCCTTACTTTTACCTGGCCGAGGGTTTCGAGGGGATTCGCCGGACGGACAACAACTGGAAGAACAGCTATTACGAGAATGGTCGCTACATCACGGAGAGCTCGTCGAGAGCGTATCACCTTCCTGGGAGCGAACGCGTCGGTTCTGTCGGGTTCGTGTCGATCGCGGCCGGCTGCGCGGCGATCCATCTGCTGCTGGCGTTCCTGATCCTGCGACGGACGGCCGACAACTTCGACGAGATCGTCGGCCGGGCCGGCAAACGCCGATTCGTCGGCGTTACCGATACCGACGACGCGCTGCTGCCGGTCGGCACCAGCGCGCCATCCGAAGCGGCCGGCAGGGGTGGTATCGTCGCCGCGTCCGCCGCGACGTCGGCCCACCCGGCCGCTCTTTCCGACGAATCTCCCGATCTGTATGCCTCGTTCGGTCGCCGGGCGGTCGCGGCGACGGTCGATACTGCGATCGTCATGTTCGCCTGCTCGGTGGTGGGCTTGGTCTGGGGCGTGATTAACGTGCTGACCGAAGCCGTGGACGAACTGGACGAGAGCGTGAC is part of the Humisphaera borealis genome and encodes:
- a CDS encoding RDD family protein translates to MSLLARVATVSPFGPIFGKELRVTSRRKRTYLLRVGYLSLLLLALLLAYASSGRSYGGVAAQMQRQAALGTAFFVAFTIFSVGAMGLIGPVLTANAIGAEKLAKTLPVLLMTPITAWQVVSGKLFSRVLVALMLLGLSLPVLALCRLLGGVELRQMLAVLSIATSFVISCAAIGLFLSLFLNRAAIVILLAYGILGVLYILVPVVLVAIFDIGKGGPRGGLGGMQFLMALNPFGCAAMMCEPRIGNFLGDTWIACVIVQLAFAAGLVGLTSILLRRQFRNAGEKPIAMPAAAGPSFVPQPPSLLPSQLPPPLPAFGESSEPALPPVRVASGPPPIVTYVAPMTAIAALPTREVGDNPVLWRELRRPLLPKFWQRLVASLAVMAIMLLIYAVLAEGNDLDDVDVQGGFACVFFGVWWLLSAVLSATAISQEKETDTWTLLMAAPMSGSDIVWGKVVGLLRRMMWPTILMCVHFLLFVIGGVIPLWSILFVILMTVACNSIWLATGVWISLRIKKVTFAVIANLMLAIIAYGVVPLMVLIPAELLTRRGERLAQHTAWYIPYFYLAEGFEGIRRTDNNWKNSYYENGRYITESSSRAYHLPGSERVGSVGFVSIAAGCAAIHLLLAFLILRRTADNFDEIVGRAGKRRFVGVTDTDDALLPVGTSAPSEAAGRGGIVAASAATSAHPAALSDESPDLYASFGRRAVAATVDTAIVMFACSVVGLVWGVINVLTEAVDELDESVTHRVMLNHLGVAILVSFVVGVFYWAAFESSRRRATPGKLLMGIFVADLEGRRLSFGKALVRHVGKLVSALTAGAGFLEVLFNRRRQAMHDRMAGAVVLRK